CCTCCTGGGCGAGCCGCAGCATCCGCTGCAGGCGTTCGCTGAGTCCTTCCATCGTGGTCGGCGGCTGTCCCAGTCGCTCGACCTGTCCACGTAGGCTCTCGATCTCGGAGCGTGCCGACTCCAGCTGCTTGGACAGTTCCCCGCACTGCGAGACGGCCGCGTCGCGGTCCGAGGTGAGCAGACGTAGGTCCGCGTCGATACGTTCCAGATGCTCGTCGACCTGGGCTCTGTCGTAGCCACCCTTACGAACGATGTCGAAGCCCGATCCCAGCGGTAGCAGATCACGATCGTCGGCAAGACCCATGGCACAACGCTACCTCTGAACCGTCGTCGATGTTGTCCGGTGCGCGCTCCGCGCCCGAAACACGCCGGGAATCCGGCCTCGGGTGCGAGCTGTTTCACACCTTGACCGGCCGGCCAACCAAGGAGGAGGATTCGTGTCGAGCGGTCTCGTGAGCGGAGGTGATCGAGATGGCCCGTGACTCGGGTGGCTCGACAGCGCGGCCCTGGACCCGCTGGCAGGACTGGGGTGCCGTGGTGCTGGGGGTTTATCTGATCCTTGCCACGTTGTGGACCCTCACCGGTCCCGCCGCGCTGACGTCGATGATCGTGCTCGGGGTACTGCTCGGCGTCTCCGGAGTGTGGTCACTGGCGATGCCGGGATCGATCACGAGCGAGTACGCACACGTGCTGCTCGGGATTCTGCTGGTCATCTCGCCGTGGGCGCTCGGTTTCACCGCCTTCGGCGGAGCGGCCTGGACCTCCTGGGTGGTGGGCGTGCTGGCGGTGATCGTGGGAGTCGCGGCACTGCCGGAGGCCAACTCGGCCCACCGTTCCGGGATGGCGGGACAACACTGAGACGACCCGGTTCCCGGAGTTCGCGCGGCCGGGTCTCCCGGCCGCGCCCGACAGCGTTCGAGCACGGCGCGGAGGTCGTCCAGCAGCGGTGAAAAGAGTACGGAGATGACCGCCGGCAACCCACCCCCTCCGAAGAGGGAGAGCGACGGCACCGGTTCGACGGGACCCCGGAAACGCATCCTCGACGCGGCCGTCACGCTGTTCGCGGAGTCCGGCTACGACGCGACACCGACGTCCCGGATCGCCGAGCACGCCGGTGTGCCCAAGGGGCTGATCCACTACTACTTCCGCCGCAAGGAGGACATCCTGGTGGCCCTCGTCGACCGGTTGCCGGAGCAGAACGTGCCCTGCGAGGAAGTGGTGGTGCGTGACGACCTGGCCGAGAGCCTGCGCAGACTCGTGGGAGAACTGGACAGGCGACTGCACTCCTCACTGGTGCTCAGCCACCTGCTCTGGCGGGAGGCCGACACGCACGAGGTGGTGCGAGGGGCGCTGCACCGCCGTTTCCAGTCGATCGTCGAGCAGATCCGCCGGGTCATCGAAGCGGTGCTGCCGCGCGTTCGCGGCGAGGACGTCGACACCGCGGCCGTGCTGCTGGCCAGGGCGATAAACCACAGTCACTCCACGGCCCGACTTCCGGGAACCACTTCGGGGCTGGACGGCGAGATCGGCCTGATAGCCCGCGCACTGGATCCCGGTTCGAACGGCCGTACTCGGCCGCGGGGCGCCTGATCCGCCCTCCCCGATGGTGTCCTCGCTCCGGACAGAGCTGATCCACCGGGGCGGCCGTTTCGAGCGTCGGCCTTCCATCACCGCTGGGGAAGCGGTGCGGCACGGTCACTCGGCTGGCTGGACCAGCTCCACGAGCACACCACCCGCGTCCTTGGGGTGGACGAAGTTCACCCGGCTGTTCGCGGTCCCGCGCTTGGGGGCGTCGAACAGCAGTCGCAGGCCGCCTTCGCGCAGCCGCGCGCACGCTGCCTCGACGTCGGTCACCCGGAAGGCGAGCTGCTGTAGCCCCGGCCCGTTCTTGTCCAGGAACTTCGCGATCGTGGACTCCTCGTCGGCGGGGGCCAGCAACTGGACCCGCGTTTCCGACCCGGCCGAGTCCGCGGCGGCCAGCATCGCCTCGTGCACACCCTGTTCCCGGTTGGTCTCCCGATGCGTGGGCACCAGCCCGAAGGTCCGCCGGTAGAAGTCGATCGCCGCGTCGAGATCGGCCACGGCGACCCCCACGTGGTCGACCGCGGTCACCAGTCCGCCGAGTTCCTCCCGCATGACGCGCAGCCTAACCCGCCGTCGCGGGACGGCGGAAACGTCGCGATCCTGTGCGTCGGGTCACAGCGAGGTGTCCGGGATCCCGGCGGTATGGTTCCGCCGGGTCGGCACGGTTCATCATGGTGGCCGACCGGTGGCGAGGCGTGGTGACTCGACCGTCGCCGAGGCGCCCGCCCGGTTCCGAAACAGCTCCCAGTACCGCATCGGAGGCAGTCGTGGAAAGTTCCGTGATCGTAGCCGGGGCCCGTACCCCGATGGGTAGGCTGTTGGGCTCGCTGAAGGACTTCTCCGGTGCTCAGCTCGGCGGGATCGCCATAGCCGAGGCGCTGCGGCGTTCCGGAGTCGCTCCCGAGCAGGTCGAGTACACGATCATGGGCCAGGTGCTCACCGCGGGGGCGGGGCAGATTCCGGCCAGGCAGGCCGCCGTGGCGGCGGGCATCGGTATGGACGTTCCCGCGCTGACCGTCAACAAGGTGTGCCTGTCCGGGCTGGACGCGATCGCGTTGGCCGACCAGCAGATCCGCGCCGGTGAGTTCGACGTCGTCGTCGCCGGTGGTCAGGAGTCCATGACGCAGGCCCCGCACCTGCTGGGGAACTCGCGGGAGGGCTTCAAGTACGGCGATGTGCGGATGCTCGATCACATGGCCCACGACGGGTTGTTCTGCTCGTTCGACCAGGTCGCCATGGGCGCCTCCACCGAGAAGCACAACGAGCGCCACGGGCTGACCCGCCGGCGGCAGGACGAGTTCGCCGCGCGGTCGCACCAGCGGGCCGCCGCGGCGGCCGAGCGCGGTGTGTTCGCCGAGGAGATCGCTCCGGTGACGGTACCGCGCCGCAAGGGCGACCCGCTGATCGTCGACAGTGACGAGGGCATCCGCGGTGACACCACGGTGGAAAGCCTCGGCAAGCTTCGCCCCGCCTTCGACCCGGAGGGCACCATCACGGCCGGTTCCGCTTCACAGATCTCGGACGGCGCGGCCGCCGTGGTGGTGATGCGCAAGTCCAAGGCCGAGGAACTGGGGCTCGACTGGCTCGTCGAGATCGGCAGGCACGGTGTGGTCTCCGGCCCCGACGCCAGCCTGCACGAGCAGCCCTCCAACGCGATCAGGAAGGCCTGCGACCGAGCGGGGATGGCCGCGACGGACCTCGACCTGGTCGAGATCAACGAGGCGTTCGCCGCCGTGGGGATCGTTTCCACCGATGTGCTCGGACTCGACGAGGACAGGGTCAACGTCAACGGCGGCGCGATCGCGCTGGGGCACCCGATCGGCATGTCGGGTGCCCGGCTCGCGCTGCACCTGGCCCTCGAACTCGACAGGCGCGGTGGTGGTGACGGCGTCGCCGCGCTGTGCGGCGGCGGTGGGCAGGGAGACGCCCTGCTGCTGCACGCGCCGCGTGGCTGACCGGGGAGAGCACCCGGGGCGCGTCGCGGCCGCGCCCGCTTCCGAACTCTCCCGTGGCGGTCCGTGACACCCGAACACCGTCGGTGCGGATATTCTGTCGGCATGAAGTGGTTACCCGGGGGATGGCAACGTGCCGATCGTGTGGATCCGGAGGGAACCACGGCTCCACGCCGTACGGTTCCCCAGCAGGAGACGGTCGTGGAGCGTCGCAACGTCCCACCGGGAGGTTCCACCCCGCCCTCCGCGTCACGGCGGGGGAGCACCCGGCAGGACGCGTACCCGGCCACCCGGGTGCAGCGGCGTGCGGGCGGCGTGGGGGAGAGTGCGGGCGCGCCCCGTTCCGGCGGTGCCGTGCTGCTCGGGGAACACGCCCGCGACGTCGACGTCAGCGCCGCCGCCTTCCGCAACCTCGCGGTTGGTGGTGGCGCCAGCGGTTTCCTGACCGTGCTGTGCGCGGCCGCGTTGGCCGAGTCCCCCGGCGGAGTGTGGCTGTGGATCTGGCAGCTGGTGTTCGGTGTCTGCTTCGTCTGGTTCATCGCCTCGGCCAAGGGCTCGTTCAGCGGCCGGGGCTTCCTGATGGACAACCGGGGCATCTGCCCCCGCACCAGCGGTGAGGTTTTCGCGGTGCCGTGGGAGGAGGTGACAGCTGTCGGGGTCGGTTCGCTGCGTCCCGTCGAGAACCGCAGGTTGGTGCACCCCGAGCGGCGGCGTGCCCTGGAGCTGTTCCCGGCCGACTCCGCGTTCCCCGAACGGCATCCTGAGCTGGAACGTTGGCGGGTCGAGGAACCACCTCCGATACAGGGTCTGCCCGCGGTGCGCTACCGCTTCTACCTGCCCGCGCTGAGCAGGCTCCCCAAACGGCTCGAACAGGCGATCCAGGCCGCCGCACCGCGCGTCTGGGTGGGCCACTACCGCAGGCGGATCCCAACACCCGAAACCTGATCGCGACCCTGCTCCGCTCGGGTCGTGTGGCGGTGCGGCTGGCGGAGCTCGGGGCTCGCCGCGGATGCCGGGCACGTCGGGCAACGGTCCGCGCGACGTCTCCGCCCGTCCTCAGCGGGCACTCCCCCGGCGACCGGAGGCTGTGCCGACCGCGGGGGGTGCTCGTAAGCGGCCCGCACCGCTCGGGATCCAGCCGGTCAGACCTGGTCACCCGCTCCGCCGAGACTGTCGAGCGGGTCCGCTGCCACCAGCTCGTGGTCCCCGCTGGCGAAGGTGCGCATTCTCCCGGGGCCGGTGGCCGCGGTTTCGAACCGCACGCTCACGCGACCGTGGCCGCACCCCTGCACCCAACCGTGGCCCCAGCGGGGATGGCTCACGTCGTCGCCCTGGCGCCACCGCCTCTCCTCGGACCCGGTGGTGGGTACGGGAGACCGTGGCGGGGTGGGGGACCGCGGGACGACCTCGTCCTCGCCGTTTCCCGGGACCTGGAACAACGTGGCCTGCTCGGCGGCGGTCAGCCCGGAGTACGAGACCCCGACCAGCCGGACGGGCACGCCGGGGCTGACCGCCGCGGCGGCCAGCCGCCTGGTCGCGGCCACCAGCTCGTCGCGTTCGGTGGTGGCTGAGGACAGTGTCTCGGAGCGGCTGATCGTGCTGAAGTCGGAGTCGCGGACCTTCAGCGTGACGGTGCGCGCGGCGCGCTCGGAAGCGACCAGCCTCCGGTGAGCCGCTTCGGCCATGCCGACTATCTCCAGCGTCAGCTCGGCGAGGTCGGTGCGGTCGGTGTCGAAGGTCGTCTCGGCGCTGACCTGCTTGGCCTCCGCCCGCTCGGTCACCGGGCGTTCGTCGATGCCGTGCGCCAACCCGTGTAGCTCGGTGCCGTGCGCCTGTCCCAGCAGCGAGGTGACGTCGCCGAGCTTCATCGCCGCCAGCTCGCCGATCGTCTGCACTCCGATGCGACGCAGCTTCGCTTCGCCGATAGGACCGATTCCCCACAGGCGACGCACCGGCAGTTCGGCGAGCAGGGATTTCTCCTCATCCGGGCGGACCACCACCGAGCCGTCCGGTTTCGCCATGCTCGAGGTGATCTTGGCCAGCTGTTTGCCCGACCCCGCGCCGACGGAGGCGGGTACACCGACCTCACCGGCCACCCGGGTGCGGAGTCGTTCCACGAACTCCGCCACGATCTCCGGAGCGGCCCCGAACAGCTCCTCGGGTTCCAGGAACGCCTCGTCGATCGAGACCTGCTCGAACCGTTCGGACAGCTGCCTGACGATCGTGAAGACCCGCTCGCTGACCTCGCGGTAGAGCCGGAAACGCGGTGGCAGCACCACGGCGCCGCGGCAGCGGCGCC
The nucleotide sequence above comes from Actinopolyspora erythraea. Encoded proteins:
- a CDS encoding SPW repeat protein; its protein translation is MARDSGGSTARPWTRWQDWGAVVLGVYLILATLWTLTGPAALTSMIVLGVLLGVSGVWSLAMPGSITSEYAHVLLGILLVISPWALGFTAFGGAAWTSWVVGVLAVIVGVAALPEANSAHRSGMAGQH
- a CDS encoding TetR/AcrR family transcriptional regulator; this encodes MTAGNPPPPKRESDGTGSTGPRKRILDAAVTLFAESGYDATPTSRIAEHAGVPKGLIHYYFRRKEDILVALVDRLPEQNVPCEEVVVRDDLAESLRRLVGELDRRLHSSLVLSHLLWREADTHEVVRGALHRRFQSIVEQIRRVIEAVLPRVRGEDVDTAAVLLARAINHSHSTARLPGTTSGLDGEIGLIARALDPGSNGRTRPRGA
- the mce gene encoding methylmalonyl-CoA epimerase, with product MREELGGLVTAVDHVGVAVADLDAAIDFYRRTFGLVPTHRETNREQGVHEAMLAAADSAGSETRVQLLAPADEESTIAKFLDKNGPGLQQLAFRVTDVEAACARLREGGLRLLFDAPKRGTANSRVNFVHPKDAGGVLVELVQPAE
- a CDS encoding acetyl-CoA C-acetyltransferase, whose product is MESSVIVAGARTPMGRLLGSLKDFSGAQLGGIAIAEALRRSGVAPEQVEYTIMGQVLTAGAGQIPARQAAVAAGIGMDVPALTVNKVCLSGLDAIALADQQIRAGEFDVVVAGGQESMTQAPHLLGNSREGFKYGDVRMLDHMAHDGLFCSFDQVAMGASTEKHNERHGLTRRRQDEFAARSHQRAAAAAERGVFAEEIAPVTVPRRKGDPLIVDSDEGIRGDTTVESLGKLRPAFDPEGTITAGSASQISDGAAAVVVMRKSKAEELGLDWLVEIGRHGVVSGPDASLHEQPSNAIRKACDRAGMAATDLDLVEINEAFAAVGIVSTDVLGLDEDRVNVNGGAIALGHPIGMSGARLALHLALELDRRGGGDGVAALCGGGGQGDALLLHAPRG
- a CDS encoding DNA polymerase IV yields the protein MTRWVLHLDMDAFYASVEQLTRPTLRDRPVLVGGTGPRGTVAGASYAARKYGAASAMPMSEARRRCRGAVVLPPRFRLYREVSERVFTIVRQLSERFEQVSIDEAFLEPEELFGAAPEIVAEFVERLRTRVAGEVGVPASVGAGSGKQLAKITSSMAKPDGSVVVRPDEEKSLLAELPVRRLWGIGPIGEAKLRRIGVQTIGELAAMKLGDVTSLLGQAHGTELHGLAHGIDERPVTERAEAKQVSAETTFDTDRTDLAELTLEIVGMAEAAHRRLVASERAARTVTLKVRDSDFSTISRSETLSSATTERDELVAATRRLAAAAVSPGVPVRLVGVSYSGLTAAEQATLFQVPGNGEDEVVPRSPTPPRSPVPTTGSEERRWRQGDDVSHPRWGHGWVQGCGHGRVSVRFETAATGPGRMRTFASGDHELVAADPLDSLGGAGDQV